GGGCAGCGATACAATATCGTGGCCCTGGCGGAGGAGTTCAGCCGCGCTATTCAGGCAGAGTTAGATTTCAGCCAAGAAGCTAGCTATACCGATCAACTACGGCAAAATCTATCCAAAAGCCAATGGTTTGATCCAAGTTTAATTGTGGTGCCAGAAATTATCTGGGAGCTAACCACATCCAATATTATGGTGATGGAATGGTTGCAGGGCAAGCCCTTGCTGACGGCAGAGGTGCAAGCGTCTGCTGCTGGGCAAGAACTCAATGAGCGTCGCAGCGAGATTAGCCAGTTGCTGTTTCGTGCCTTTTTCCAGCAATATCTAATTGACGGCTTTTTCCACGCCGATCCCCATCCGGGTAACTTGTTTTATCTGGATGATGGCCGGGTGGCCATTTTAGACTGCGGCATGATGGGCACCCTCGACCCCCGCACCCGCACCACGTTGACGGAGATGATTTTGGCGATCGTGAGCACCGATGCCCAGCGCTGCACCCAGCTCACCCTGCGCCTAGCAGAACCCATGCAGCCCATTGATCTGATTCAGCTAGAGTCGGACTATCGACGGCTGTTGCGGCGCTACTATGGTCTGAGTTTGGCGAACCTCAACTCGGCGGAGGCCTTCAGCGAAATCTTGCAGGCTGCTAGCCGCAACAATTTGCGCTGGCCATCCAATATTGGGTTATTCACCAAGTCGCTGCTGAATCTAGAGGGAGCTGGGCGACAGTTTGATCCATCGGTGAACCTGTTGGATGAGGCTAAGCCGCTGATGGTGGACTTGTTCCGTCAGCAATTGGTGGGCGACGATCCGGTGCAGGCGCTGCTGCGCACGGCCCTAGAGTTCAAAGAACTGTCCCTAGAATCACCGCGCCAGTTCGGCTTTCTGCTGAACCGTCTGAGCACCGAAACCCTCAAATGGAAGGTTGATATCCAAGGTTTGGAGAACCTGCGCCGCAGTATTGACGATGCAGCCAATCGGCGCTCTTTTAGTACGCTAGTCGCGTCCCTAGTGATTGGGGCAGCTATCGTCACCACCGGCCAGCAAACAACGCAGATTCAACTGCTGAGCAATGTCCTATTTGCGGTTGCCAGCTTGGTGGGACTGTGGTTAATCATCAGCATTATCCGATCAGGCCGTTTACGATAGCTCCCGCAAGCATCTTAGACAGGACAGGATGAGCTGAGGGCGGTCTTCTCCAGATTCTGTAGGTCATGGGTGCTATGAACAATTAAGTCCCGTAGCTTCGTCGCGCCGATGCGGCTATCAAATTGGGAGAGCACCGCTTGCCGACCGGCCTTGCCCAAGCGATCGCGCAATGCTGGATTTTGGATGAGACGAGCGATCGCTCCTGCTAAGGCCTCCACATCACCCGGCGGTACTAGGACGCCAGTTTCTCCATCCACAATCATATCCACCACACCCCCGGCCCGCGTGCCCACCGTGGCAACTTCCACGGCCATAGCCTCTAGATAAACGACGCCTAGGGGTTCTTGATGGCTGGCCAAGACGAACATATCAGCGGCCTGCATTTCAGCTAAGCATTGATCTTCACTCACCGAGCCCAACAACGTCACCTCCCCCTCAAGGTGTAGGTCGCGCACCAATTTCTCTAGAACCGGGCGCTCGTTGCCTTCTCCAGCGATGTGAAGGTCTAACGCCAGCCCCTGCTGTTTCACCAAAGCGATCGCCTTGAGCAACACATCAAATCCTTTGCAGGGAGCCAGACGCCCAATGCTGACCAATCGCGTTGGCGCATCCGCCTG
This sequence is a window from Candidatus Obscuribacterales bacterium. Protein-coding genes within it:
- a CDS encoding AarF/ABC1/UbiB kinase family protein yields the protein MLEFTRNTSREGEILEVVLRRGWDYMRRLLSGSKTDEPEPPPPEVLRSILVDLGPVYVKLGQLLSTRPDLLSPEYIAALSELQSGVPPVPPVEIERFIHQQMPQPVTEVFAEFNYQAIAAGSIGQTHRAKLKNGRDVAVKVQRPGIENLVARDVAIIQYIAKLVSATNFGQRYNIVALAEEFSRAIQAELDFSQEASYTDQLRQNLSKSQWFDPSLIVVPEIIWELTTSNIMVMEWLQGKPLLTAEVQASAAGQELNERRSEISQLLFRAFFQQYLIDGFFHADPHPGNLFYLDDGRVAILDCGMMGTLDPRTRTTLTEMILAIVSTDAQRCTQLTLRLAEPMQPIDLIQLESDYRRLLRRYYGLSLANLNSAEAFSEILQAASRNNLRWPSNIGLFTKSLLNLEGAGRQFDPSVNLLDEAKPLMVDLFRQQLVGDDPVQALLRTALEFKELSLESPRQFGFLLNRLSTETLKWKVDIQGLENLRRSIDDAANRRSFSTLVASLVIGAAIVTTGQQTTQIQLLSNVLFAVASLVGLWLIISIIRSGRLR